Part of the Acidobacteriota bacterium genome is shown below.
GCGTGACCAGTACGGTCGATCCTCTGGCCGGGTCGTATTACGTGGAGTACCTCACAGACCGGATGGAGGAGAAAATCCGGGAGATGATGGACAGGATCGAGGAACTGGGCGGCGCGGTCAGGTGCGTGGAAACGGGTTATTTCCGCGACGAAATCGCCCGGTCTGCGTATGCGTTTCAGAGGCGCGTGGAAGACGGGCAACAGACGGTGGTCGGCATCAACAAGTACCGTTCGGACGTGGCCGGGATACCGTCGGTTTTGAAAGTTGACCCGCAATTGGAAAAGAAGCAGGTTGCGGCGCTGCAGGCGCTGAAGGCCGAGCGGGACAACGGCAAAGTGACAGCGTCGCTGGCGGCGCTGGAGGATGCAGCGCGGCGAGACGAGAACGTCGTCTATCCGGTGCTGGATGCAGTGGAGAATTACGCTACAACGGGAGAAATCTCAGATGTTTTCCGTCAAATCTGGGGTGAATACAGTGAAAGAACCTAAGCTACTCTTGACCGGTCTGCGCCTCGGGGTTGTTTTGCTGCTGGCGCTGGCCCTGGCGGCGGGCTGCTCCGGGGACAAGGACGGATCCGGCACGCCGGGGACGGGGGACTCGGCGGGCGGGCCGGACTCGACCGACATAAGGGAAATCGCCGCCATGTTTCGGGAGGCGGCCGTCCGCTGGCACCACGGAGACAAGGCGGTGCTTTACGATCTCGAATTCGAGTACGTGCGGAACAAGTACACTTTCGATGAGTATCTCGAGTTCAAGCAGATAAAGTATCTCGAGGCCGACAGCCTGGAGATGCTGGTGCTCAAGGACATAGAATTCTTCGACTACGACTCGGCCATCGCCGTAGCCGAGGCGGTCTTTGTCGGCCCGTCGGGTGATACATCGTATTACCCGGACCGCTACCGTCTGTACTATCAGAACGACCGGTGGATACATCCGACGTTCGGCACCATCGACTACCAGCTCGAGTACGAGGACCTGCGCCGGGTGGCCGATTCAGCCGCGGCGGCGGAGGCGGAACTGGAGGATTTCTAACCTCGTGGGCGGCCCGTTCATCTCGCACATAGGGATAGCCGTGGCCGATCTGGACGCTGCCGTCAGCCGCTGGGAGAAGTTGCTTGGCTGCCCGCCGTCCCTGGTCACCGAGGTGGCTGACCAGAGCGTGAGGGTGGCGATGTTTGCGCCTCCCGGGGCACGCGACGGTGCCTGCCGCCGCATCGAACTGATCGCGGCCACGGCTCCGGACAGTCCGGTCGGCCGCTTCGTGGAGAAAAGGGGGGAGGGCCTTCACCACCTGTGCCTGTACGTCGACGACATCGAGTCGAAGCTGAGCGAACTGAAGGCGGCGGGTGTGCCGCTCATCGATGAAACGCCGCGTGTCGGCGCGGAAGGTCGCCGGGTGGCGTTTGTGCATCCCCGGGGAACTCACGGAGTTTTGATAGAGTATGAGGAACGGCCCGCCTGACTCCGGCTGTCAGGAGCCGTCCAAGCGGGCAGCATCGCTGCCGGCGCGCGGTCGGCCGCACCGACGGCAGGTCGGCCGGCTGGTCGGGTTGGCCCGTCCGCACGGGCAGTTCCAGTAGCGGCTGCTCCGGGACGCCCCGACGGCAAGGCCCGCCCGGGGACGTCGGCGAAACACCCACAACAATCCGGCCAGCATGAGCACTAGGGGGAAAACATACCAGTAAGAGTAGCTGACACCGGCGAATACCTCGGCATCCCTGGGACCGGTGTACGCGAAACCCTGCTGGATAAGCTCCAGGCTCCCGCCCATCTCCGGGTAGTCGTCGGCAGCGGTTCTTCCCCACAAGGTGAAGAGAACCTGCCGGCCGTCGGGAAGCCGGTAGATGATGCCGGTGAATCGGTGGCGAAGCTGGACGGCGTTGACCGTGTCGGTGGACGTGAACTCAATCGTGAAACTGGACTGGGACGCCTCCGCGTACCCGGTCGAGGTGAGCAACTTCGACTCCGGCAACTGGAGTATCACATCCTGCACAACGCGCTCAACGGACCGTCGAAGATCGTCCCGGTTACGGACGGCTTCCTGAGCGGAGATGACCGACTTGAAGACCAGAAATTGGGCGAGCGGCTCGACGTGGGCTATTTGAAATGGGTAGTCGGCTGCATCAGGGTCGAGCTGCCAGCCGTCCGGTACCGGCACCTGAATCTCCCCGGCCAGGCGGACGAAATCGTCGGCCGCCGCCGGGACGGTGATTATCGAGAACAGCAGAAGCCCAAGGAGTATTCGCTTCATGGTATTTCAGGTATCGACTGGAACCCCGCGATAGCTAATGGAGAATATGCGGAGTCCGCTCGTCTTTTGCCTCAGTCGCCCGACGACGAGCCGAAGCTCCTGTCCAGGCATGCCTGGATCATGCCTATGCGCTCCCTGAGGAATCCCCGTCGGTCGACAGTCGGTCCATACTCGTACGTTCGTCCCGATCTTTTCCTGGAAAGGAGTCCCTTGTCGGTGAGGCGGTTCAGAATGGTCGATACGGTGGTGTAGGCAAGTCTGCTGTCCGGGCCGAGGTGAACGAGGGCGTTCTTTACTGTCAGCCGCCGGTGGGTCCAGGCCAGTTCCATCAGGCGGGCCTCGGTCGGGCCGAGGAATACGGCCGAACCGGCAGCCGACGGGTCGAAGTAGAATCCCGATCCCGGCATTGCTACATTTTCTTGCGGCGATGCTGCAGGATGAGGTGGACGCCGAGCGCGACCATGGCTACGGGAAGAAAGTAATCCCAGATATCACCGTAGATGATCCCCATCCGCTCCAGGAGCAGGAGCACGCCGAGTATTAGCAGCAGTATCCCGATAAACATGTGTCCGCCCTTGCATTGTGACTTACCGGACAAGTATACGTCGCAGCGCGGGAGGAGAAAAGCAGAAAAGCAGGCTTTAGCTCCGGCGGACGCCGGTGACGTCCTGGATGTCTGCGCGGTTACCGAATCTCCTTGAGCCGCTTGACAAGGACCGCCGTAATGGCTTCCAGCATCTGCCTGTCCTGGGTCGTGAAATTCGCCGGATGGTCCGAATCGATGTCGATTTCACCGAGCACCGTATCACCATCCAGCAGGGGAACGACGATTTCAGATCGGGTCGTGGGCGAGCAGGCCAGAAACCTCGGGTCGGCGGCCACGTCGTCGACGATAACGGTTTTCTTTCTTGAGGCCGCGGCGCCGCAGATGCCCTGGTTCAGCTCTATGCGAACGTGCTCGGTCGAGGGGCCGACGAACGGGCCGACCTCGAGAACCCCGCCGCGCATGATGTAGAAGCCGGTCCAGTTGAAGTTCTCGGAGAAGCCGTCAATCAACTCGGCGGCGGTTTGCAGAACGTCCGCCTCGCTGTTTTGCCGGGCTATGCCGATTCGAATGTTGTCGACCAATTGTTGGCGGTGGTTGTCCATCATAGTGTATCTTTCACTGCCTTCAGGTTCTCCATCGGTGTTTCCGGCGGTATCGAGCAGCCGGGGCCGATAATCAGCCGCGATGGGTCGTTGTCAGCTTTGAGTTTTTCAATCATACGGGACACCTCGTCGGGCGTGCCCTGCAACAGCCAGCCGCGTTGATCCGCGCCGCCTACGACGGCGCCCCGTCTGAGTTGGGCCTTATCCAGGGGGAGGTTGGTGGGTTCACTGGCGTCCCAGTTGTACAGGGACGCGTTGTACTCCAAGTCCGATAGTTCCTTGAGATAGTTGCTGCCGGAGCAGACGTGCAGCAGGTTGAGCGCGTCGGCCTCCGCGGCCCTGATAACCTCGAGGTCGTAAGGAACGCCAAACCGCTCGTATTCCTGCCAGGTGAGCAGATCCCGCGACGCCCACTGGGTGGTAGCGTAGAAAAGACCGTCGGCTCCGGCGTTGCGCAGTTCGGACACGTATCGCACAAACGTGTCGGTGATGGCCCTCAGGGCGACCTCCACCTTCTCCGGAGCGGTCCTGAGATGATCCGCGAGCAGCCCGTTTTCTTCGACCAGCCGCCCGGCAACGGCCAGGGGCGTGAATACCGTCATGAGAATCGGAAGCTCTCGATCCGAGCGCCTGCGGATTTTCGAGACCACGGTCAGGTGTTCGGCGAGCACGGGAGCCGTCGGAGCGAGCGGCTCTATCCTGAGCCAGTCGTCCGGTGTTCTGACCGGGAAATCGGTCTTGGTGTGTTTTCTGAATTCGTCGTGGGACCAATGCTGTCTCAGCCCCCAGTCTTCCACGTGGTAGTCAGCCCGGGGGTTGATCTTCATGAAATCCCAGTCGAACCGCTTTTGAAATTCCAGCATGGCCTCGACGGTTCCCTCGGCGTGGTGCTCCAGATGGTAGAAGTGTCGCCAGAACGACGCGGCGTACCGGTCCGGGCGCTCGCCGGCTATAATCATCTGCAATCGTTCCCGGTGCGAGTATCTGGGCATGGACTTAGTGATCCTTCCGGTCATATGGTTTAAACGCGAGACAGCTCAGCCGTCCATTGTCTTTGTAACAATCGTTGCTCGCCGGCGTTCTCAGAATCCCGGCGCCGGGCTGCAACGGTCTGCCTGCAGGACCTCTTGTCGGCGTCGTCGCGCCGGCGACCACGACCTCAAATATATCCCGGCGTCACGCCGTGGTCAATGCTCTGTTAAAAGAATGAGCAATATACCCGGCAAGAGTTTAGCCGTCCGCAGGTATGCCGAAAGAGGAAATGATCACGTGTATAGACAGGTGCACCTGTATAGCTCGGAGAAGGCATAGTGGCAAAGATCCTCGTCATCGACGACGAAGACTCAATGTGCAGTTTCATGGAGATAATGCTGGCCAAGGAGGGCTACGAGGTGGACACCACCTGTTCCGGTCGGGATGGAGTCGACCGTCTCCGCGAGCGGAATTACGATCTTGTCATTGCGGACCTCAACATGCCTGAGATGACCGGTCTTGACATTCTCAGGGAGGTCAAGTCGTTCAAGAGCGAGCAGGAGATCATCGTGATGACGGCCTTTGCCTCGGTCGACACGGCCATCGAGGCAATGAAGCGGGGCGCCGCGGACTATATCACGAAGCCGTTCAAGGTCGACGAGATCAAGCTGGCCATAGACAGGTCCATCAACCGCAGGAGACTCATCCTGGAGAACTCGGAACTGAAAAAGCAGCTCCAGGGGGACAATTCCTTCGACAAGTTCCTGGGCAAGTCGGAATCGGTGGTCAGGCTCAAAAAGCTCGTGCGGCGGATCGCCTCGTCGGACTCAACCGTGCTCATCCGGGGGGAGTCGGGAACGGGGAAGGACCTGATCGCGCGCGCCCTGCATCATCACTCGCCGCGCTGCGGAGGGCCTTTCGTAACCATCAACTGCGCCGCTCTGCCGGAGACGCTTCTGGAATCGGAACTGTTCGGTCACAAGAAGGGAGCCTTCACGGGCGCCTTCCGGGACAAGGATGGGCTCTTCAAAGTGGCCAGCAGCGGAACGTTCTTTCTCGACGAAGTCGGCAATACTACCCCGGCCATCCAGGTCAAGCTGCTGCGGGTCCTTGAGGACAAGAAGATCACCCCGCTGGGCGGCACCAAGCCGATGGACGTGGACGTGCGCCTGCTCGCAGCAACCAATTCGGACCTGGAGGAGGACGTTCGGACCGGTCGTTTCCGCGCCGATCTGTTCTATCGGCTCAACGTCATTCCCATAGTGATCCCTCCGTTGCGGGAACGGAAAGAGGATATTGCCCTTCTGGCCGATCATTTCGCCGCCAGGTTCTCCGAGAAGCTCAACGTTCCCGCAAAGAAGCTGACGCCCGAGGCCATGCAGGTGCTCATCAACTACCCGTGGCCGGGCAACGTTCGGGAACTCGAGAATACCATCGAGCGAGCCGTTCAGCTTGACCGTACAGGGACGCTGGAACCTTCCGACTTCCCGGAGAGGCTGACCAAACCGAAAGTGGTGTCAGTGGTTTCCGAGAGCGATCCCGTGACGCCGACGCTGGAGTCCATCGAAAAGGCGTACATCCAGTACGTCATGACCCAGACGGACGGCAGGAAAACGGAGGCAGCAAAGCTTCTTGGCATCGATACGTCAACCTTGTACCGAAAGCTTGATAGATACCGTATGAACGAGCTGACGGGGGAAAAGCCCGTTCGGCGAGGGAAGAAGGCTGCGGGGAAGTAACGGGCGTCTGAGCAGGCCTCCGTTACGACTTCCCCGGTCATTCACGGAGAACTCTGAGCAGCAGGGAGATTTGATATGAACAGGGCCAGTCAAGCGCGACGGATGCGGGGGTTCACCCTTATCGAAATAATGATCGTGGTGGTCATCATAGGGATTCTCGCGGCCATCGCCATTCCGCGATTCATGCGTTCGACGACCAAGACAAAGCAGTCGGAGGCCAAGTTGATCCTCAAGCAGATATACACCAACGAGCGGGCCTACCGACAGCAGTCATTGTCGAACAGCTACTACATTCCAGGCGCGGCCGCGGACGCCGCGAACCCGCACGTGCTCAACGACATCTGGATCGACATCATGCCGAAGGCGAAGTACTCGTACCTGGTGACGGGGGGAGCCGATGTCTTCACCGGCACGGCGACGGCCAATATCGATGATGACCCGGCGATTGATACCTGGGTGATTGATCAGGACGGTGATTTACGAAATACGGTCGATGATGTCTTACTGTGACCATACGACGGCTCGCGGCTCCGGGGTGCAGTCTCGTGATCTGCCCGGAGCGATAAGCGGGTTCTTTGCGTTTTGCGAAGATATCGGGCAATATGCGTCAGTTGCGACCGGGCGGCAGGCCCTGAGACCAGTGGGGGGATGCCGACACCCCTGGTCGGCGGGCCGAATTCGCCTGCAGGACAAGCAGTTACCGGCGGCGGGGGTTGTTCAAAAAAAGCCGCCGGGAGAGGCACGGGCTTTGCGATTTCCTGAGTCGTGAATGACGAAAGACCTAACTCTTAACCTAGTTTTGTTGGAGGAGGCTGACATGTTTTCCAAGTTCCACAATCGCCAGAGGGGTTTCACCCTGATCGAGCTGATGATCGTGGTCGTCATCATCGGTATTCTTGCCGCGCTGGCCATTCCGCGGTTCATGCAGGCAACCACCAAGTCGAAGCAGTCCGAGGCCAAGCAGATCCTCAAGCAGATATACACCATGGAGCGCACGTACCGCCAGGCCAACGGCACGTACGGTGACAACGGCGCCGCCGCCGCGGCCAACGGTGGTGCTATCCAGACCTTCCCGCAACTTGGCGTGGAGATCATGGAAGGTAACATCTATGCTTATGGCATCGTGGCTGCGCAGAACACCTTCACCGCCACGGCGACCGCCGACCTCGACGACGACCCGGCCATCGACACCTGGTCGATCGATGAGGATGGCAACCTGCAGTGCGTAATTGACGACGCGACTGTGTAAGAACCGAAACTGACTGTTACGCTATGGGCGCCCCGTTTCGACGGGGCGCTTTTTTTTTGAGGCGCACCGCCGTACCTGTGGCCGGGAACGGCGGAAGCCTGTTTAAAGTTGACCGGCAGGGCTGTACGACAGTATCATTGCGGTGTTTATGAGAATGTCGCTACTTACTGCTGTGGCCCTGTTCGCGTTGCCGGTGCTCGGCTCCGCCCAGGACGGGGTCCCGGAATCGCCGGAGCGCTTTGGCCTGGAGCATCTGTCGGCCTATCTCGGCCTTAAGCCCGACGACATCTCCTTCCGGGCTGATTACACCGAGCCGGATTCATTCCGGCTGGCTGCCGTCGCCGACCTGATGGTTCAGCCGCTGGGGATGCTTGACTATGCCGACGGGCTGAGAAAGAGCCGCCAAAAAGGACAGCCGGAGATTCTGGCCCGTATTCTCTTTACCGACCTGAGAACTGAGTACCGTGGGCGGCGACGCGGGCCGTACCAGCCGGATATCGCCGAGGTCCGGGGATCATACAACCTGTACTATACCGACGTGGCGCTGAATCAGCTCCTCACCCGTGCCGCGACCTACCTTGACGTCGTATTCCCCCGTTCCTCCGAAATGATGCTCTCGCGGCTCGAGCCCGGGCAGAGGGACTTTCTGACGGATGAGTTCAAGGAACTGCTGGTGGCGAGTGTCGAAGAGGAGTTTATGTCGATGGAGCAGCTCGACTCGCTCGAGAAGCTCGAAGAGGAGTATACCGACAGGTTTGCGAAGTTCGGCACGAAGATTGACTCGGATCCGATCGTGGCGGCCGGGATCGATTGTCTGCGCGACATGCTGCTGGAGGTCAAGGCAATAAGGGGCCTCCTGAAATCGACGGAAAGAACCCCGGAGATGATGCTCAAGGTGGTGGGGTATTTGCCGGATAACGTGAGCACGGACAGCTACCTGGGCAAGCAGCCGGGCTGGCGTATCGGTGGTCCGGGGAACGACTACTACGCCGGTGACTACGCCTTCATCCTCGATTTCGGCGGGGATGACATATACGATCTCACCTTTGATCCGGACCGGCCGCACGGGGTGATCATCATTGACCTCGAAGGCGACGATCACTATCGCGCGAAAAGCGACTTTGCGCTCGGTTCCGGCTGCCTGTCGGTCGGCCTGCTGCTGGACTTCGCGGGCAACGACCGGTATGACGGCCGCTCCTTCGGTCTCGGCTCCGGGTTTTTCGGGTTCGGTCTGCTTTACGACGCGGGGGGAGAGGATCGTTACGACGGAGACACGCACGTTCAGGGCGCCGGCAGTTTCGGCCTGGGATTGCTGGTCGATGAAGGTGGACGGGACGTTTACAACGCGGCGTTGTACTCACAGGGATTCGGTTTTGTCGAAGGGATCGGCGTCATTTTTGAAACGTCCGGGGCCGACTCCTATTACGCGGGCGGCAAGTACAAGGATCACCTCCGCTACGAGGATCACTACCTCTCCCTGTCACAGGGATTCGGCTACGGTCTGCGGCCGTCGATGTCCGGCGGCATCGGCGCCATAGTCGACCTGGAAGGAAACGACTTTTTCTACGCCGATATTTTCGCCCAGGGGTGCAGTTACTGGTGGTCGCTGGGTGTCATCTACGACTCTTGCGGCAACGACAACTACCAGTGTTTTCAGTACGGGCAGGGGGCGGCCACGCACATGTCGCTCGGTATCTTGATTAACGACCTCGGCAACGACGTCTATTTCGGCAAGGGGCTGATGCAGGGATGCGGGCATGACTACTCGTGCGGGATCATACTCGACCGGGCCGGTGACGATACCTACACCGCCTATGACCTTTCGCAGGCGGCCGGCTCGGCCAACGGAGCGGGTGTGCTGATCGACAACGGCGGCGATGACAGGTATTTCAGCAAGAATCCCAGGAACACGCAGGGCTACGGCAACCCGCGGCGGGATTTCGGTTCAATCGGATTGTTTATCGATCTGGGCGGAAGCGACCAGTACGCCGGTAACGGCCGCGACAACTACTATTGGAAGACGGACTCCAAGTGGGGCGGCGGCATGGACATCGAGTTGCACCCTCCCGACAGCGCCCAGACGCAGTAGTGAAATGATGCAGAAAGTGATTTGGCAACGGCTGCTTGCCCTTATACTGCTTACGGGTCTTTTATGCCCTGAGGCCCCGGCTGCCGGTGAGCTGGAGCGCAGGATTGACTCACTGTTCATCATAGCGTCCTCCGGCGAGGTACGCTTCCGTGACCAGAACGAACCGGCGATGGACTCCGTTGCCGCTCTGGGCGCAGCCGCGGTGCCTCACCTGATTGAAAAGTTCACGACCAAGTCAGCGCGCGAGCGCTGGACGGTCATCTGGATACTTCAGCGGATAGGCTCGGCGGCCGTCCCGGACCTCGTGCGAGCCCTGGACCGCGAGGACGGCCTGGTCGTCCAGCGGATCTGCTGGGCGCTGGGGGATATCAAGGATACGGCCGCGGTACGACCGATTATGAGAGTATGTACGCATGAGCGCTGGCAGGTGCGCGACCAGGCGGTGGGTGCGCTCGGGAAAATCGGTGATGCCGAAGGCGGGCCGGCGGTGCTTCAGGCCCTGGCCGACTCCATCGGGCAGGTGCGCAAATCGGCGGCCGTGGCGTGCGGGCAGCTTGGCCTGGGCGCGTCGGTCATGCAACTGGCTCACGTTCTGGGAGACGATTTCTATGGAGCGCGGATGTCGGCGGCGCATTCCCTGCTCACCATGGATACCGCCGTCACGGTGCGAGCACTGAGTGATTCGATGAGTTCGGAAAATCATCTCCTTGGAAACCTTGCCTGCCGTGTGCTGGGGCAGTTGGGGACGGATGAAGCGCTGGAGATTCTGCTGGAGCAGGCGGTATCCGGTGACTCCGAAAGGCGAGCTCATGCCGCCACGGCGCTCATCGCTGCCGACCCGTTGGACAATTGCGGGTTCCGCCGGTACCTGCTCGAGAACGAAACCGATCGGCTGGTCGTGCTGAAGATTCAGTCCGCCATTCAGGCTGTCGGCGATGGCCAGTGACAATCTCTCGGAGCGGCTTAACCGAATCAATGGCCATATTGCCGACGGATACAGGCCCGTACCGGCATCGAGCCTGCCGTCGCGATACGGGAAGCTCGCCGGCGCAGTCGGCGGAGAACTGCTCGCAGGTGAGGCCGGAGCGTTCTGCCTGGTGAGGACCGCGTATGAGGACGGTTCACGCTTCGGCAGTTGCACTCTTGAACCCCGGTCATACGACGCTCACGTTCCATATGCCTGTTTCACGGCCGGTTTGTCCGACGGCGTCGCGTGCCTGTCGGACCTCCTCTTTTTCGATATCGAAACCACCGGTCTGGGCGGAGCCGGAACAGTGCCCTTCCTGGTCGGGTTCGGCTCCCTGTCGCCCGGCGGTTTCGAACTCCGGCAATATCTGCTTCCGGATTATTCCGACGAGCGAGGCATGCTTGAGCACCTGGCAGGGGAACTGACACCGGACAAGACGCTTGTCACGTACAACGGAGCCGCCTTCGATCTGAACCTGCTCCAGGATCGGCTCATCATCAACCGGGTAAGTCGCGAAATCGAAGTACAGGGGCACATAGATCTCCTGCACGCGACCAGGCGACTGTTCAGGCGGCGGCTCGGCGACTGCACCCTGGCCAATGTCGAGCGCGAACTGTTCGGTTTCTTCCGGCAGGGCGATATCCCCGGCTACCTGATTCCGTCCGTCTATTTCTCGTGGCTCTCCGAGGAGCGGGCGGATGACATACTGAACGTTCTCGAGCACAATCGCCTGGACATATTCTCACTGTACTTCCTGTTGAGGCACATCGTTTCCGTGTTCGCGTCTGAAGGTCGTGAGCTTTATGACGTGGACGACGTCTATTCGCTTTCTCGGGTGTACGGTCGACGCAGGCAAAACGACCGGGTGGTCAATCTGCTCGACGGCATACAGGGGACGGGGGGAGGGGCAATCGAGGCGGACATCCTTCTGTACCAGGCGCAGGCCCTCAAGCGGGCGGGCAAGCCGGAGGCTGCCGCCCGGCTGTGGGAGCAGCTCTGCGGGGAGAAATCCAGGGAAGGTTACCGGGCGTGTATAGAGCTGGCCAAGTACTTCGAACACCAGGTGCGGGACGTATCGCGGGCGTACCGGCACGCCCAGCGGGCGGTGCAGGTTTGCCCGTACGGTGAGACGCACAAGAAAGACCTGAGACGGCGCCTGAAGCGTCTCGATTCGAAGCTGTCCCGTCGGTAGCATTGCCTCGACCGCACTCAAAAACCCGCCGTATCAGCCGATACCAAATGTGAAAGGCGGGTTTATGGATATAGACATACTCCGAACGATTGTCGCGGACCGAGGGGAACTGCTGGCGCTTCCTCAGACACTCGCAGAAGTATTGCGCCTGGTGAGAGACGAGGGTTCGACGGCCGATGATCTGGCCGCGGCGATTACCAGAGATCCGGCCTTGACGGCGAAGGTTCTCCGAATAGTCAATTCCGCGTTTTACGACACGGGCCGCAGGATCGGGTCGATGACTCAGGCGGTCATGACGCTGGGGATGCGTCAGATCACGGCGCTGGCTCTCTCGACCTCGGTGTACAGACTTTTTGAAGGCTGGGGATCATCATTCGACAAGCTCCGCTTCTGGCGCCATTCGCTTGAGGTAGCCATCGCCTCACGGACTATCGCCGAGCGGGTGGGTCTGCGCGAAGTGGAAGAAGCGTTTGTGGCCGGCCTGCTGCATGACATCGGCCTGCTTGTTCTCGAACACTCCTTCCCGGAAAAATTCGCCCGCGTATGGGCCGAAGCCGCCCGCGATAACAACCTTGTTGACCTCGAGGAAGACGTCTGGGGGACAGATCACGCCCGCGTCGGGCAGTTCCTGCTCGGGCAGTGGCATCTGCCCGAGTCCATATGCCGATCGGTCGGTTCGCATCACACCGTGTTCGTCCCGGGCACCCGCGACCCCGAACTGAAGCCGTGCCAGGTGGTCTGTCTGGCGAACCACGTCTCTCGTTTCTCGATCGCGGGCTCACCGAGGCCGGGCAGCGGCACCGACCGTGAGAATCGAGACATCCTCCAGGAGAACCTTCAGCTGACCCGGGAGGAGATCCACAAGATCGAAAAGGACCTCTTCAGCCAAACCATAGCCGAGGCCCGGTACCTCGAGATGGACATCGGTTCGGTGGATAGTATCCTTCTGGAGGCCAACCGCCTGCTTTTCGACCAGTACCTTACGGTCGAGAGTCTTCTCA
Proteins encoded:
- a CDS encoding uroporphyrinogen decarboxylase family protein; this translates as MPRYSHRERLQMIIAGERPDRYAASFWRHFYHLEHHAEGTVEAMLEFQKRFDWDFMKINPRADYHVEDWGLRQHWSHDEFRKHTKTDFPVRTPDDWLRIEPLAPTAPVLAEHLTVVSKIRRRSDRELPILMTVFTPLAVAGRLVEENGLLADHLRTAPEKVEVALRAITDTFVRYVSELRNAGADGLFYATTQWASRDLLTWQEYERFGVPYDLEVIRAAEADALNLLHVCSGSNYLKELSDLEYNASLYNWDASEPTNLPLDKAQLRRGAVVGGADQRGWLLQGTPDEVSRMIEKLKADNDPSRLIIGPGCSIPPETPMENLKAVKDTL
- the mce gene encoding methylmalonyl-CoA epimerase — its product is MGGPFISHIGIAVADLDAAVSRWEKLLGCPPSLVTEVADQSVRVAMFAPPGARDGACRRIELIAATAPDSPVGRFVEKRGEGLHHLCLYVDDIESKLSELKAAGVPLIDETPRVGAEGRRVAFVHPRGTHGVLIEYEERPA
- a CDS encoding prepilin-type N-terminal cleavage/methylation domain-containing protein, with the translated sequence MFSKFHNRQRGFTLIELMIVVVIIGILAALAIPRFMQATTKSKQSEAKQILKQIYTMERTYRQANGTYGDNGAAAAANGGAIQTFPQLGVEIMEGNIYAYGIVAAQNTFTATATADLDDDPAIDTWSIDEDGNLQCVIDDATV
- a CDS encoding DUF5668 domain-containing protein is translated as MFIGILLLILGVLLLLERMGIIYGDIWDYFLPVAMVALGVHLILQHRRKKM
- a CDS encoding BlaI/MecI/CopY family transcriptional regulator; this encodes MPGSGFYFDPSAAGSAVFLGPTEARLMELAWTHRRLTVKNALVHLGPDSRLAYTTVSTILNRLTDKGLLSRKRSGRTYEYGPTVDRRGFLRERIGMIQACLDRSFGSSSGD
- a CDS encoding HEAT repeat domain-containing protein, with protein sequence MQKVIWQRLLALILLTGLLCPEAPAAGELERRIDSLFIIASSGEVRFRDQNEPAMDSVAALGAAAVPHLIEKFTTKSARERWTVIWILQRIGSAAVPDLVRALDREDGLVVQRICWALGDIKDTAAVRPIMRVCTHERWQVRDQAVGALGKIGDAEGGPAVLQALADSIGQVRKSAAVACGQLGLGASVMQLAHVLGDDFYGARMSAAHSLLTMDTAVTVRALSDSMSSENHLLGNLACRVLGQLGTDEALEILLEQAVSGDSERRAHAATALIAADPLDNCGFRRYLLENETDRLVVLKIQSAIQAVGDGQ
- a CDS encoding ribonuclease H-like domain-containing protein produces the protein MASDNLSERLNRINGHIADGYRPVPASSLPSRYGKLAGAVGGELLAGEAGAFCLVRTAYEDGSRFGSCTLEPRSYDAHVPYACFTAGLSDGVACLSDLLFFDIETTGLGGAGTVPFLVGFGSLSPGGFELRQYLLPDYSDERGMLEHLAGELTPDKTLVTYNGAAFDLNLLQDRLIINRVSREIEVQGHIDLLHATRRLFRRRLGDCTLANVERELFGFFRQGDIPGYLIPSVYFSWLSEERADDILNVLEHNRLDIFSLYFLLRHIVSVFASEGRELYDVDDVYSLSRVYGRRRQNDRVVNLLDGIQGTGGGAIEADILLYQAQALKRAGKPEAAARLWEQLCGEKSREGYRACIELAKYFEHQVRDVSRAYRHAQRAVQVCPYGETHKKDLRRRLKRLDSKLSRR
- a CDS encoding sigma-54 dependent transcriptional regulator; translated protein: MAKILVIDDEDSMCSFMEIMLAKEGYEVDTTCSGRDGVDRLRERNYDLVIADLNMPEMTGLDILREVKSFKSEQEIIVMTAFASVDTAIEAMKRGAADYITKPFKVDEIKLAIDRSINRRRLILENSELKKQLQGDNSFDKFLGKSESVVRLKKLVRRIASSDSTVLIRGESGTGKDLIARALHHHSPRCGGPFVTINCAALPETLLESELFGHKKGAFTGAFRDKDGLFKVASSGTFFLDEVGNTTPAIQVKLLRVLEDKKITPLGGTKPMDVDVRLLAATNSDLEEDVRTGRFRADLFYRLNVIPIVIPPLRERKEDIALLADHFAARFSEKLNVPAKKLTPEAMQVLINYPWPGNVRELENTIERAVQLDRTGTLEPSDFPERLTKPKVVSVVSESDPVTPTLESIEKAYIQYVMTQTDGRKTEAAKLLGIDTSTLYRKLDRYRMNELTGEKPVRRGKKAAGK
- a CDS encoding GAF domain-containing protein, which translates into the protein MMDNHRQQLVDNIRIGIARQNSEADVLQTAAELIDGFSENFNWTGFYIMRGGVLEVGPFVGPSTEHVRIELNQGICGAAASRKKTVIVDDVAADPRFLACSPTTRSEIVVPLLDGDTVLGEIDIDSDHPANFTTQDRQMLEAITAVLVKRLKEIR
- a CDS encoding prepilin-type N-terminal cleavage/methylation domain-containing protein gives rise to the protein MNRASQARRMRGFTLIEIMIVVVIIGILAAIAIPRFMRSTTKTKQSEAKLILKQIYTNERAYRQQSLSNSYYIPGAAADAANPHVLNDIWIDIMPKAKYSYLVTGGADVFTGTATANIDDDPAIDTWVIDQDGDLRNTVDDVLL